A DNA window from Solanum lycopersicum chromosome 3, SLM_r2.1 contains the following coding sequences:
- the LOC101261997 gene encoding kunitz trypsin inhibitor 3-like, whose protein sequence is MKSVVLVISIFVVAFWCSCTNASPNQGLLKLVYDINGEILRSDTRYFVVSEKIRTGVVRGPVLFNGDANIVCPFQVMQSPREFDRGMSVYFKPKAPKQVEITESSDVNIEFDLGNPTVCNNNVWMVEGFPLQSDNPMYLSTNGKAGYVASWFQIKEVEGNNSTDYKLMFCHYGDENICTDIGIDHTSGRLAIRTGNTFNVVFIKDPFIGII, encoded by the exons ATGAAGAGCGTTGTTTTGGTAATTTCAATATTTGTGGTTGCATTTTGGTGTTCATGCACTAATGCTAGTCCTAATCAAGGACTATTGAAGTTAGTGTATGACATTAATGGTGAAATTCTCAGATCAGACACCAGGTACTTTGTCGTATCAGAAAAGATACGAACCGGAGTAGTGCGAGGCCCCGTATTATTCAATGGAGACGCTAACATCGTCTGTCCCTTCCAG GTGATGCAGTCCCCGCGTGAATTTGACAGAGGTATGTCAGTGTATTTCAAACCAAAGGCACCAAAACAAGTAGAAATCACTGAATCAAGTGATGTGAACATTGAGTTTGATCttgggaatccgactgtttgtAATAACAACGTGTGGATGGTGGAAGGTTTCCCATTACAATCAGATAACCCAATGTATTTGTCAACAAACGGTAAAGCAGGCTATGTGGCGTCATGGTTTCAGATTAAGGAAGTTGAAGGTAATAATTCCACTGATTATAAGTTGATGTTTTGTCATTATGGAGATGAAAACATCTGCACTGACATTGGCATCGACCATACTTCCGGACGATTGGCCATAAGAACAGGCAATACCTTCAATGTTGTCTTCATTAAGGATCCTTTCATCGGTATTATATAA
- the LOC101262296 gene encoding kunitz trypsin inhibitor 5: MALTPFLVAIILSTSFLFLVKAQNISEPVLDISGNPLVKGSQYFIVPVSGRSNEGGLDVSSIRNTVDTLVVTQNAQSSVGKSLRFTPVDANENIVRLSTDLNVKFMNIIFSDNMSTVWTINTRLIPQRNLVSVGGVEGNPGRDTLGNWFKIDKYEEAYKFVYCPGVCETCRPFCGDIGILVEPNNKRVLFVGSDKPLKVTFENTTSVVTVTKAPPTPSASHPDRLSTMSFINLVMCIVIAYLTKLM, encoded by the coding sequence ATGGCACTAACACCTTTTCTTGTTGCAATAATATTGTCAACAAGTTTTCTTTTTCTAGTTAAAGCTCAAAACATTTCTGAACCGGTTTTGGATATTTCCGGTAATCCTCTTGTAAAAGGATCGCAGTATTTCATCGTACCGGTATCGGGTCGGAGCAACGAGGGTGGACTTGATGTGTCAAGCATTAGGAACACAGTTGATACGCTCGTTGTTACCCAAAATGCTCAATCTTCCGTAGGCAAGAGCCTTCGATTTACTCCGGTGGACGCTAACGAAAACATCGTCCGATTATCAACTGATCTGAACGTTAAGTTTATGAACATTATATTCAGCGATAATATGTCGACGGTATGGACAATCAACACAAGATTAATTCCACAACGTAATTTGGTTTCGGTTGGTGGAGTTGAAGGAAATCCTGGGCGTGACACTTTGGGTAATTGGTTTAAGATTGATAAGTACGAGGAGGCTTACAAGTTTGTGTATTGTCCTGGGGTTTGTGAGACGTGTAGACCATTTTGTGGAGATATTGGAATACTTGTTGAACCTAACAACAAAAGGGTATTGTTTGTTGGTTCTGATAAACCATTGAAAGTTACATTTGAAAATACTACGTCGGTTGTTACCGTAACAAAAGCTCCTCCAACTCCAAGTGCTAGCCATCCAGATAGATTGTCAACCATGTCCTTTATTAATCTTGTAATGTGTATTGTTATTGCTTATCTTACAAAGCTGATGTGA